The following are from one region of the Pocillopora verrucosa isolate sample1 chromosome 3, ASM3666991v2, whole genome shotgun sequence genome:
- the LOC131799464 gene encoding adenosine receptor A3-like, with protein MTGNILIIWIFLKLRRRKRSSFLLIRLGLADLLVGGLTIPLFIGTYESASITTWRVFNCVDMSTSISSIYTLAVISVERMFAIGWPLRYRTTNFRVYICAIALPWIIAAILTITVFVNANFNSITRYSILNLLVYLQITANFSHLQPTVLVIRVLQYSNSFVNVIIYPLRILEFKNCLLHLLRS; from the exons ATGACGGGAAATATTCTCATCATCTGGATTTTTCTTAAGCTGAGACGCCGAAAGCGTTCCTCATTTCTTCTGATACGTTTGGGCCTGGCAGATTTACTGGTTGGAGGGCTGACCATTCCTCTTTTCATAGGAACATATGAATCAGCTTCAATAACAACATGGCGTGTTTTCAACTGTGTTGACATGTCTACAAGTATATCGTCCATTTATACACTTGCTGTTATTTCCGTGGAGAGAATGTTCGCCATCGGTTGGCCTCTTCGTTACAGAACTACAAACTTTCGCGTTTATATCTGTGCTATTGCTCTACCGTGGATTATAGCAGCAATACTCACTATAACAGTTTTCGTTAATGCAAACTTCAACTCCATTACAAGATACAGC ATTCTGAACCTGTTGGTATATTTGCAAATAACTGCAAACTTTTCTCATCTGCAACCGACGGTACTCGTCATCAGGGTTTTACAATATAGCAATTCGTTCGTGAACGTAATTATTTATCCATTAAGAATTCTAGAATTTAAAAACTGCCTGCTACACTTACTTCGTTCATGA
- the LOC131799463 gene encoding beta-1 adrenergic receptor, whose amino-acid sequence MLNSELPSRSLTVVITEASVCIALCIISVTGNSLVCMATCRNSNLRSTTNLYIIALAVSDLLCGIVAMPLASATLIFGRWVFGDALCQFQGFVDVFAYYVTPATLGLTALNRYMKIVKTSHYKKIFSPRRSKIWLSCLWLSFALYLLIVRVTNWIKIDFIQDYAVCSFDYPTSESQIFHYCITVGLLFVLPLCVGIFSYYKIFLKTNKHQRNVVSSLRNCTNITVVSNSLKETKVTRMLLILAAGFLCCWIPMWALVLWFRFFPETSSRIAALLVTFLFYLSASINPIIYAFTNGEFQREFRKLLCCRRERSRIVPKKAPAISGNDLVERKEHETNI is encoded by the coding sequence ATGTTAAACTCAGAGCTACCAAGTCGAAGCTTAACTGTTGTCATAACTGAGGCAAGTGTTTGTATCGCATTGTGCATCATAAGCGTCACTGGAAACAGTCTGGTTTGTATGGCAACATGCAGAAACTCAAACCTGCGATCAACCACCAACCTGTATATCATTGCTTTAGCTGTCAGCGATCTGCTGTGTGGAATAGTAGCGATGCCGTTAGCTTCTGCCACGCTGATCTTCGGTAGATGGGTCTTTGGCGACGCTCTATGCCAATTTCAAGGCTTTGTTGATGTATTTGCCTATTATGTTACCCCAGCAACCCTTGGTTTGACAGCGTTAAACCGCTACATGAAAATTGTAAAGACAAGCCATTACAAGAAGATTTTTTCCCCACGCAGATCTAAGATATGGTTGAGTTGCTTGTGGCTTTCCTTTGCACTTTACCTGCTGATTGTCCGCGTCACAAATTGGATTAAAATCGATTTTATTCAAGACTACGCAGTGTGCTCCTTTGATTACCCAACCAGTGAAAGTCAAATCTTTCATTATTGCATCACTGTTGGATTACTTTTTGTCTTACCGTTGTGTGTCGGCATTTTCAGTTACTATAAGATATTTCTCAAAACTAATAAGCATCAACGTAATGTAGTGTCATCGCTACGGAACTGCACTAACATTACTGTAGTAAGCAACtcattgaaagaaacaaaagttacTCGAATGTTGCTCATTTTGGCGGCGGGATTTTTGTGCTGCTGGATACCAATGTGGGCACTTGTCCTCTGGTTTCGTTTTTTCCCTGAGACCAGCTCAAGAATTGCAGCATTGCTtgtcacttttttattttatttgagtGCTTCAATCAATCCTATTATTTACGCTTTCACAAATGGCGAGTTCCAAAGGGAATTTCGCAAACTGCTTTGTTGCCGCCGTGAAAGGTCAAGAATTGTGCCAAAGAAAGCTCCTGCGATTAGTGGTAACGATCTCGTCGAACGAAAGGAacatgaaacaaacatttaa
- the LOC136279340 gene encoding octopamine receptor beta-1R-like — protein MSNLELPSRSLPAVITEAIACVSLNITSIIGNSLVCIAAYRNTNLRSTTNLYIIALAVSDLLCGTVEMTLASATLIIGRWVFGDALCQFQGFVDMFTSHVTPATLGLTAINRYMKIIKTSHYKKIFSPRRSKIWLSCLWLSLALYLLIARATNWVKIDFIQGYAMCSFHYPTSESQIVHYSITVGLLFVLPLCVGIFSYYKIFLKTHEHQQNVESSLRNRTDNTAVSNTVKEIKLTRMLLLVAAGFLCCWIPMWALVLWFRFSPATSSRITALLATFFFYMSAVISPIIYAFTNDEFRREFRKLLCCRRERSRIVPKKAAAFTSNDLVEREEQEANF, from the coding sequence ATGTCAAACTTAGAGCTACCAAGCCGAAGCTTACCTGCCGTCATAACTGAGGCAATTGCATGCGTTTCATTGAACATCACAAGCATCATTGGAAACAGTCTGGTTTGTATAGCAGCATACAGAAACACAAACCTGCGATCAACCACAAACCTGTATATCATTGCTTTAGCGGTCAGCGATCTGCTGTGTGGAACAGTAGAAATGACGTTAGCTTCTGCAACGCTAATCATCGGAAGATGGGTCTTTGGCGACGCTTTATGCCAATTTCAAGGCTTTGTTGATATGTTCACCTCTCACGTGACCCCAGCAACACTTGGTTTGACAGCAATTAACCGCTACATGAAAATTATAAAGACAAGCCATTACAAGAAGATTTTTTCGCCCCGCAGATCTAAGATATGGCTGAGTTGCTTGTGGCTTTCCCTTGCACTTTACCTGTTGATTGCCCGTGCCACAAATTGGGTTAAAATCGATTTTATTCAAGGCTACGCAATGTGCTCCTTTCATTACCCAACTAGTGAAAGTCAAATCGTTCATTATTCCATCACTGTTggattactttttgttttaccgTTGTGTGTTGGCATTTTCAGTTATTATAAGATATTTCTGAAAACCCATGAGCATCAACAGAATGTAGAGTCATCGCTACGGAACCGTACTGACAATACTGCAGTAAGCAACACAGTGAAAGAAATAAAGCTTACTCGAATGTTGCTCCTTGTGGCAGCGGGATTTTTGTGTTGCTGGATACCAATGTGGGCACTTGTCCTCTGGTTTCGCTTTTCCCCTGCAACCAGCTCAAGAATTACAGCACTGCTTGCCacgtttttcttttatatgaGTGCTGTAATCAGTCCCATTATTTACGCCTTTACAAATGATGAGTTCCGCAGGGAGTTTCGCAAACTGCTCTGTTGCCGCCGTGAAAGGTCAAGAATTGTGCCAAAGAAAGCTGCTGCGTTTACTAGCAACGATCTCGTCGAACGAGAGGAACAAGAAGCAAACTTTTGA